A single Caretta caretta isolate rCarCar2 chromosome 2, rCarCar1.hap1, whole genome shotgun sequence DNA region contains:
- the RHPN1 gene encoding rhophilin-1 isoform X5, whose protein sequence is MRMRAGAENLFKATSNHKVKETVALELSYVNSNLQLLKEELEELNSSVDVYQNDSSQEAVYSVTDESISVPMIPLGLKETKEMDLMTPLKDLICEHYGEDGISFEKEIKELMELRQAMRTPSRNEAGLELLMEYYNQLYFLDNRFFPPNKNLGVFFHWYDSLTGVPSHQRALAFEKGSVLFNIGALHTQIGARQDRTTLQGIDRAIDAFQKAAGAFNYLKENFSNAPSLDMSTASLNMLVRLMIAQVQECVFEKVTLTSAQNDFFTQLQIAQEAARVEEVYSLVHQTMTQAHVKDYVPFSWATMVHVKSEHFKALSHYYAAVALCDCPSVSVADLPEHEKAFIQFHITVPEGPSLRLVLQDQEERRKLGKAHLKKAIMRHEEAMRIHSLCKILRKMDILQEVLSFAHKRSLSKYSEIDHEEDFFETGDAPDIHPKTNQRPEIKSPNFSQVKVTDIFHRLGPLSVFSVKNKWCPARRVHLARGENGFGLTLRGDSPVLIAGVIPGGCASEAGLKEGDYIVSVNSEDCKWSKHAEVVQLLKSIGEEGVDIGVVTLQSSDGQNVADRRSVAMSSGGALLKNNKENSRKSLMNSKSASTLLAWSKKSKRSKSSTYSLPFTTVGDESMY, encoded by the exons CTCTCAGGAGGCTGTTTATTCAGTGACTGA TGAATCTATCAGCGTCCCTATGATTCCTTTAGGGCTAAAGGAGACTAAGGAAATGGATTTAATGACCCCATTAAAG GATCTCATCTGTGAACATTATGGGGAAGATGGCATCTCATTTGAAAAGGAAATCAAAGAGCTCATGGAGCTGCGGCAG GCCATGCGGACTCCCAGCCGGAATGAAGCGGGGCTAGAACTTCTGATGGAATATTACAACCAGCTTTACTTTCTTGATAACAGATTCTTCCCTCCCAATAAAAACTTGGGTGTCTTCTTTCACTG GTATGACTCACTAACTGGAGTCCCTTCCCATCAGCGCGCTCTGGCTTTTGAGAAGGGAAGCGTGCTTTTCAACATTGGAGCTCTGCACACTCAGATTGGGGCAAGGCAGGATCGCACGACCCTGCAAGGGATTGACCGGGCTATAGATGCTTTTCAAAAGGCAGCCG GtgcctttaactacctgaaggagAACTTCTCCAACGCCCCCAGCCTGGACATGAGCACTGCCTCGCTGAACATGCTTGTGAGACTGATGATTGCCCAGGTGCAGGAGTGTGTCTTTGAGAAGGTCACCCTGACCAGCGCCCAGAATGACTTCTTCACTCAGCTGCAGATTGCACAAGAAGCAGCCAGG GTTGAAGAAGTCTACTCCTTGGTGCATCAGACCATGACCCAGGCTCATGTGAAGGATTATGTACCTTTCTCATGGGCCACCATGGTCCATGTCAAATCTGAGCATTTCAAGGCCCTCTCCCACTACTATGCTGCCGTTGCACTTTGTGACTGCCCTT CCGTGTCTGTTGCTGACCTCCCAGAGCACGAAAAGGCCTTTATCCAGTTCCACATCACCGTGCCGGAGGGACCATCACTTCGTCTTGTGCTGCAAGACCAGGAGGAGCGAAGGAAACTGG GCAAGGCTCATTTGAAAAAAGCTATCATGCGACACGAGGAAGCCATGAGGATCCACAGCCTGTGTAAGATCCTGAGGAAGATGGACATCCTCCAGGAGGTCCTCTCCTTCGCTCACAAGCGCTCGCTTAGCAAATACTCAGAAATCGATCATGAGGAAGACTTCTTCGAAACTGGAGATGCTCCCGACATTCATC CCAAAACGAATCAGAGACCAGAAATAAAATCTCCCAACTTCTCCCAGGTGAAGGTGACAGACATCTTCCATAGACTG GGCCCTCTGTCAGTATTTTCAGTCAAAAACAAGTGGTGCCCTGCACGGCGAGTTCACCTGGCCAGAGGGGAAAATGGCTTTGGATTGACGCTCAGAGGGGATTCTCCCGTCCTGATTGCGGGAGTGATACCTGGGGGCTGTGCATCC GAAGCTGGGCTAAAGGAAGGAGACTATATAGTCTCTGTGAACAGCGAGGACTGCAAGTGGTCCAAGCATGCTGAGGTGGTGCAGCTGCTGAAGAGCATCGGGGAAGAGGGTGTAGACATTGGCGTGGTAACCCTGCAGAGTTCCGATGGACAGAACGTT GCGGACAGGAGGTCGGTAGCCATGTCGTCGGGGGGCGCGCTGCTGAAGAACAACAAGGAGAATAGCAGGAAGAGCCTCATGAACAGCAAGAGCGCAAGCACCCTGCTGGCCTGGAGCAAGAAGAGTAAGCGCAGCAAGAGCAGCACTTACAGCCTTCCCTTCACCACCGTGGGAGACGAGTCCATGTACTGA